In the genome of Massilibacillus massiliensis, one region contains:
- a CDS encoding thioesterase family protein, producing MEFTFTRGLSNEKTDIVSDANTAIHYGSGTLPVYASPAMFALMEGTAAESIEDKLPAGMSSVGIDLSVKHSSATPIGMKVRAVSELLEIDGKKLTFRVTAFDEKGQIGEGTHERFIIASDKFLQKTQAKLTAGSSK from the coding sequence TTGGAATTTACATTTACACGTGGATTAAGCAATGAAAAAACGGATATTGTCAGTGATGCAAATACAGCGATTCATTATGGCAGCGGTACGCTTCCCGTTTATGCTTCGCCAGCCATGTTTGCACTCATGGAAGGCACTGCCGCAGAAAGCATTGAAGACAAATTACCCGCAGGCATGAGCAGTGTCGGTATTGATTTATCGGTCAAACATAGTTCTGCTACACCAATTGGCATGAAGGTACGCGCGGTCAGCGAATTACTCGAAATCGATGGTAAAAAACTCACATTTCGTGTTACTGCCTTCGATGAAAAAGGACAAATTGGTGAAGGTACCCATGAACGTTTCATCATTGCAAGTGATAAATTTTTACAAAAGACACAGGCAAAGTTAACTGCTGGTTCTTCTAAATAA
- the uxaC gene encoding glucuronate isomerase, giving the protein MKSFMDENFLLGNETAKTLFHDYAKQMPILDYHCHINPEQIAKNHTFSSITEAWLSGDHYKWRMIRSNGIAEAYITGKESSDWEKFQKFAQTMPKAIGNPLYHWTHLELKRYFDCDLTLSETTAEEIWQICNQKLRLPALSVCGIIQQSNVAVIGTTDDPIDDLKWHKQIRAEHACSAKVIPSFRPDKAIRIEKPEFKNYIKKLAMVSGIHISSIDTLYQALEKRIAYFDELGCRASDHALEYVFYRESTKEELNQIFQDALNGKELTVAAIERYKTALLLFFGKQYKKYQWVMQIHYSALRDGNTKEYLVQGPDTGFDCIASYNCGEGIVRLLDALNQTEELPKTVLYSLNPNDNAMLGSILGNFQSGEIPGKIQHGSAWWFNDTKKGIEEQLTSLANLSVLGNFIGMLTDSRSFLSYTRHEYFRRILCNLLGTWVENGEYPNDIKQLGQIVQDISYYNACRYFNLNVK; this is encoded by the coding sequence ATGAAAAGCTTTATGGATGAAAATTTCTTATTGGGTAATGAAACAGCGAAAACGCTGTTTCATGACTATGCAAAACAAATGCCGATTCTTGATTATCATTGTCATATCAACCCAGAGCAGATTGCTAAGAATCATACGTTTTCCAGTATTACCGAAGCTTGGCTTTCTGGCGACCATTATAAGTGGAGAATGATTCGTTCGAATGGAATTGCTGAAGCGTATATCACCGGAAAGGAATCTTCAGATTGGGAGAAGTTTCAAAAGTTCGCCCAAACGATGCCAAAGGCAATTGGAAACCCCTTATATCATTGGACGCATTTGGAGCTAAAACGTTATTTTGACTGTGATTTAACCCTTTCTGAAACTACAGCAGAGGAAATTTGGCAGATTTGCAATCAAAAACTACGTCTTCCCGCGTTATCGGTATGCGGAATTATTCAGCAATCGAATGTTGCTGTTATCGGAACCACCGATGATCCGATCGATGATTTAAAATGGCATAAACAGATTCGTGCAGAGCATGCCTGCAGTGCAAAAGTCATTCCATCATTTCGGCCGGATAAAGCAATCCGTATTGAGAAACCAGAGTTCAAAAATTACATAAAAAAACTTGCTATGGTAAGCGGGATTCACATTTCCAGCATAGATACGTTATATCAAGCGTTAGAAAAACGTATCGCGTATTTCGATGAATTAGGTTGCCGTGCCTCTGATCATGCACTCGAATATGTATTTTATCGGGAAAGTACAAAAGAAGAACTAAATCAAATTTTTCAAGATGCTTTGAATGGTAAAGAACTTACGGTGGCAGCGATAGAACGTTATAAAACAGCGTTGCTCTTATTTTTTGGCAAACAATATAAAAAATATCAGTGGGTAATGCAGATTCACTATAGTGCATTACGTGACGGCAATACCAAAGAATATCTTGTACAAGGCCCGGATACAGGGTTTGATTGTATTGCCTCCTATAATTGTGGAGAAGGTATTGTAAGACTCTTGGATGCACTCAATCAAACGGAAGAGTTGCCAAAGACTGTACTATATTCATTAAATCCGAATGATAATGCAATGCTAGGATCTATTTTAGGGAATTTTCAGAGCGGTGAAATTCCTGGCAAGATACAGCATGGCAGTGCTTGGTGGTTCAATGATACGAAAAAGGGCATCGAAGAACAACTTACCAGTTTAGCCAATTTATCCGTGTTAGGAAATTTTATTGGCATGTTAACGGATTCAAGAAGTTTTCTTTCCTACACACGGCACGAATATTTCAGAAGAATTCTATGTAATTTACTCGGTACTTGGGTTGAGAACGGAGAATATCCAAATGATATAAAACAACTTGGGCAGATTGTGCAAGATATTTCATATTATAATGCCTGCAGATATTTCAATCTGAATGTAAAATAG
- a CDS encoding UxaA family hydrolase — MKNFIKIHEQDNVAVAVDAHEKGEVISVQGNQITLQNAIDTGQKVALTAIAQGERIIKYGFPIGLASANITAGEWVHVHNVKSRLGDLLDYQYRPEFEPIEKKQANMFLGYQRADGKVGIRNEVWIIPTVGCVNAIAKAIEQQAGIFLTPQIDGIFSYSHPYGCSQLGDDQLFTQKLLAGLIRHPNAGAVLVLGLGCENNQINELKKILGSYDEKRVKFLNCQEHEDEVSAALVLIKELCHYASQFDRQPCSAEQLVVGLKCGGSDGFSGITANPLVGQFSNQLIAEGGTSILTEVPEMFGAETLLMNRCVDEPTFQKAVALINNFKKYFMRYGQKINENPSPGNKAGGITTLEDKSLGCVQKGGSAPVVDVLSYGDSVINRGLNLLEAPGNDLVASTALAAAGAQLVLFTTGRGTPFGCPVPTLKVASNSALAVKKANWIDFDAGRLLSGVKMQELSDEFFSYILEISSGKQRAKSELLDKRDLAIFKDGVTL, encoded by the coding sequence ATGAAAAATTTTATCAAAATTCATGAACAAGACAATGTAGCGGTCGCTGTAGATGCACATGAAAAGGGTGAAGTGATCAGTGTCCAAGGAAATCAAATCACTTTGCAAAATGCAATCGATACAGGACAAAAGGTCGCATTAACAGCGATTGCCCAAGGGGAACGTATTATAAAATATGGTTTTCCTATCGGACTTGCCTCCGCCAATATTACCGCAGGTGAATGGGTGCATGTACATAATGTAAAATCACGGCTGGGCGATCTGCTCGACTATCAATACAGGCCAGAGTTTGAACCTATTGAAAAGAAGCAGGCAAATATGTTTTTAGGATATCAACGGGCGGATGGAAAAGTTGGAATTCGCAATGAAGTCTGGATCATTCCTACCGTCGGCTGTGTAAATGCAATTGCCAAAGCGATTGAACAGCAGGCAGGGATATTTTTAACACCGCAAATAGATGGAATTTTCTCTTACAGTCATCCTTATGGCTGTTCACAGCTTGGCGATGATCAACTTTTCACGCAGAAACTTTTAGCCGGCTTGATAAGACATCCAAACGCTGGAGCAGTTTTGGTATTGGGATTAGGGTGCGAGAATAATCAAATAAATGAATTGAAAAAAATATTAGGTTCGTATGATGAAAAAAGAGTGAAATTTTTAAATTGCCAAGAGCATGAAGACGAAGTCAGCGCAGCTCTGGTGCTGATAAAAGAACTTTGTCATTATGCTTCGCAATTCGATCGGCAGCCCTGCAGTGCTGAGCAGCTTGTAGTAGGATTAAAATGCGGAGGTTCGGATGGATTTTCCGGAATCACTGCCAATCCGCTTGTTGGACAATTTTCCAATCAGTTAATTGCCGAAGGCGGTACTTCTATCCTAACAGAAGTACCTGAAATGTTTGGAGCGGAAACATTGCTGATGAATCGCTGTGTTGATGAGCCTACCTTTCAAAAAGCGGTTGCTTTGATTAACAATTTCAAAAAATATTTTATGCGGTATGGTCAAAAAATCAATGAAAATCCGTCACCGGGCAATAAAGCTGGCGGCATTACGACATTAGAAGATAAATCGCTTGGCTGTGTACAAAAAGGCGGCAGTGCTCCGGTTGTAGATGTGCTTTCCTATGGTGACTCCGTCATCAATCGAGGCTTAAACTTATTGGAAGCGCCGGGCAATGATCTCGTCGCTTCTACCGCCTTGGCAGCAGCAGGAGCGCAGCTTGTTTTGTTTACGACCGGTCGAGGGACACCGTTTGGCTGTCCGGTGCCCACATTAAAAGTAGCAAGCAACTCCGCACTTGCGGTAAAAAAAGCAAACTGGATTGATTTTGATGCGGGCAGACTGCTCAGCGGAGTGAAGATGCAGGAGCTTTCTGATGAATTTTTTTCTTATATACTAGAAATTTCTTCGGGTAAACAGCGAGCAAAATCTGAATTACTTGATAAACGTGATTTAGCGATTTTTAAAGATGGTGTTACGTTATAA
- a CDS encoding DUF4489 domain-containing protein, with protein MDSKDSRHSEKLTLIKVGTPTTSAITIPIPGTVAPTPITLTSIEVNTSCFCHPTIRIDFCCNIVIPVGLTTTTLTFQVFKRYNHHDQTIAIGAPWVYTRSLGVTEASADIISFFIEDNLDSFMQCGATYIVAVTPTVSATNGTVAINNATVSALVSGDLREGPNGKF; from the coding sequence ATGGATTCCAAAGATAGCCGTCATTCGGAAAAGCTAACACTTATTAAAGTCGGAACTCCTACGACATCAGCGATTACAATTCCAATTCCAGGCACGGTTGCGCCTACGCCGATCACACTTACTTCAATCGAAGTTAATACGAGTTGTTTCTGTCATCCGACGATCAGAATTGATTTTTGCTGTAATATTGTAATTCCAGTCGGATTAACTACTACCACACTCACATTCCAAGTGTTTAAACGTTATAACCATCATGATCAAACGATTGCCATCGGTGCACCATGGGTTTATACAAGAAGCCTTGGAGTTACAGAAGCATCGGCAGATATTATTTCCTTCTTCATCGAAGATAATCTCGACAGCTTCATGCAGTGCGGTGCTACTTACATCGTAGCCGTAACTCCAACTGTAAGCGCAACAAATGGAACAGTCGCAATCAACAATGCTACGGTTTCAGCCTTAGTCAGCGGTGACCTGCGTGAAGGACCAAATGGAAAATTTTAA
- a CDS encoding tagaturonate reductase, giving the protein MKKIRDLHHRSHRPIKILQFGEGNFLRGFVDYAVDVANENGSFHGDIAVIKPRIGSMEKFHQQENLYTVSLRGIKDGKVYEENRVITCLQKTLEAYRQYDEFMALAKLEELEFVISNTTEAGIVYDIQDQFAMTPPNTYPGKLTKFLYERFKFFQGDPAKGLVLLPLELIETNGEKLRDCILAYSSLWNLEEKFKTWIAEHNVFCNSLVDRIVPGYPSEEIHQFEEKLGYQDVLLTTGEPFGLWVIESEADLASRLPLSNTTLSVVFTEDLEPYRDRKVRILNGAHTSTALAAYLAGKNTVLDCMQDSVIRTYMEQIVFEEIVPTVKLPPEEAVQFAKSVFERFENPFVKHALLSISLNSVAKWKTRVLPILRDQYRQTKSIPRRVAFSLAALIRFYTAREYQSGSLVGYRDGKPYAIHDDDKVLQFFAAHSQKSIADLSTNVVSNVQFWGEDLSQYAGLTEQIMFYLEMIEKDGMYKTMQKLVD; this is encoded by the coding sequence ATGAAAAAAATTCGTGATCTTCATCATCGTTCACACAGACCGATCAAAATTCTTCAATTTGGGGAAGGAAATTTTTTGAGAGGCTTTGTTGATTATGCAGTTGATGTTGCAAATGAAAACGGCTCTTTTCATGGGGATATCGCGGTGATAAAACCGCGCATAGGAAGTATGGAAAAATTTCATCAGCAAGAAAATCTCTATACCGTTTCTCTGCGCGGGATAAAAGATGGAAAAGTATATGAAGAAAATAGAGTGATTACTTGTCTACAAAAAACGCTGGAAGCATATCGGCAATATGATGAATTTATGGCACTGGCAAAACTGGAAGAGTTAGAATTCGTGATTTCCAATACAACAGAAGCGGGAATCGTTTACGACATACAAGATCAGTTCGCGATGACTCCGCCCAATACCTATCCTGGAAAGTTAACGAAATTTTTATATGAACGATTTAAATTTTTTCAGGGTGATCCTGCAAAAGGATTGGTTTTACTGCCACTAGAGCTTATCGAAACCAATGGTGAAAAATTACGTGACTGTATTTTAGCGTATAGTTCATTGTGGAATCTCGAAGAAAAATTTAAAACTTGGATTGCAGAGCATAACGTTTTTTGCAATAGCTTGGTAGATCGTATTGTCCCAGGATATCCAAGCGAAGAAATCCATCAATTTGAAGAAAAATTAGGCTATCAAGATGTACTGCTGACGACAGGAGAGCCTTTTGGTTTATGGGTCATTGAGTCGGAAGCGGATCTTGCAAGCCGGCTTCCACTCTCAAATACTACACTATCGGTAGTGTTCACAGAAGATTTAGAACCCTATCGTGACCGGAAAGTTCGAATTTTAAATGGTGCGCATACGTCTACCGCTCTAGCAGCCTATCTAGCAGGAAAAAACACTGTCTTGGATTGCATGCAAGACTCCGTGATTCGAACGTATATGGAGCAAATTGTATTTGAGGAAATTGTACCGACCGTGAAACTGCCACCAGAAGAAGCTGTGCAATTTGCAAAATCGGTATTTGAGCGATTTGAAAATCCTTTTGTAAAACATGCCTTGCTTTCGATTTCTTTAAACTCTGTCGCAAAGTGGAAAACAAGAGTTTTGCCAATTCTACGTGATCAGTATCGGCAGACGAAATCTATACCGAGACGAGTTGCTTTTTCTTTAGCAGCCCTGATTCGTTTCTATACAGCAAGAGAATATCAGTCTGGAAGTTTGGTTGGGTATCGTGATGGCAAACCATATGCAATTCATGATGATGACAAAGTATTGCAATTTTTTGCTGCGCATAGTCAGAAATCAATTGCTGACTTAAGTACCAATGTAGTTTCAAATGTACAGTTTTGGGGAGAAGATTTAAGTCAATACGCGGGGTTAACAGAGCAAATTATGTTTTATTTAGAAATGATTGAGAAAGATGGTATGTATAAGACCATGCAAAAACTTGTAGATTAG
- a CDS encoding LysR family transcriptional regulator, protein MTEKELLYVKTIADERSISKAAKKLFLTQPSLSNCIQKIEANLATKLFTRMSTGLSLTFAGERYYQIASNILKIYSDFEIEISDINNLKKGRITIGITVYLATYILPVILPAFKEKCPNIEIHIVEKNSTELDMALAAGEIDFAIMHVLPFLQNANNLKFIFYPLFKDPLLLATCRKHPLKKFAVPVENFEYPKIDLALFAKEQFILLNKGQKIREISELILHKANINPNIVLTSKSYETARRLASVGVGVTFVPMQYLKIFQGEYSPDYYYIDEKYAAYWTMGILVPKNAYVSKAACLFIEMITEQFRT, encoded by the coding sequence ATGACTGAAAAAGAATTGCTATACGTAAAAACGATTGCAGATGAACGCAGCATTTCAAAAGCGGCTAAAAAATTGTTTTTGACGCAACCTTCGCTGAGTAATTGCATTCAAAAAATAGAAGCGAATCTAGCCACAAAATTATTCACGCGAATGAGTACCGGATTGTCCCTAACTTTTGCAGGCGAAAGATACTATCAAATCGCTTCTAATATTTTAAAAATTTATAGTGATTTTGAGATTGAAATCAGCGATATCAACAATCTAAAAAAAGGTCGAATCACCATTGGGATTACTGTGTATTTAGCGACTTATATTTTGCCGGTTATTCTGCCTGCATTCAAAGAAAAGTGTCCGAATATAGAAATACATATTGTTGAAAAAAATTCGACAGAATTAGATATGGCATTGGCTGCGGGCGAGATAGATTTTGCTATCATGCACGTGTTACCTTTTTTACAAAATGCGAATAATCTAAAGTTCATTTTTTATCCTTTATTTAAGGACCCGCTGCTTTTAGCGACATGTAGAAAGCATCCGTTAAAGAAATTTGCTGTGCCTGTAGAAAATTTTGAATATCCGAAAATAGATCTTGCTTTGTTTGCGAAAGAACAATTTATTTTATTAAATAAAGGGCAAAAAATTAGAGAAATTTCTGAGTTGATTTTACACAAGGCCAATATCAATCCGAACATTGTTCTGACGAGTAAAAGTTATGAAACTGCCAGACGATTAGCTAGTGTAGGCGTCGGTGTAACTTTTGTACCGATGCAGTATTTGAAAATTTTTCAGGGAGAATATTCTCCGGATTATTATTATATTGATGAGAAATATGCTGCGTATTGGACGATGGGAATCTTAGTTCCTAAGAATGCGTATGTTTCTAAAGCTGCTTGTTTATTTATTGAAATGATTACAGAACAATTTAGAACCTAA
- a CDS encoding hydratase yields the protein MIKLYDTGVYLLNGTEIIMDDENASATIEYKIGNAPNKADAKKGTIASTILQNHTINQTPNSLKLKFDSLTAHDITYVGIIQTARASGLEKFPVPFVMTNCHNSLCAVGGTINEDDHMFALSAAQKYGGIYVPPNMAVIHSFNREMMAKCGNMILGSDSHTRYGALGTLGVGEGGGELAKQLLGKSYDLTPPDVIGIYLTGKPQKGVGPHDIALTIIGNVYKNGYVKNKVMEFIGDGIANLDIDYRNGIDVMTTETTCWSSIWCTDEKVEQYYTIHGRSQDYKKLEPKNIAYYDGLVYVDLSTIKPTIALPFHPSNIYTIEELKANPIDILQKIQSDGMRQFAQSSIKFDLTSKIKNGEIYVDQGIVAGCSGGTFDNVVAVANMLDGNSTGNGTFSMSVYPDSQPNHLELVKNGSIEKLMSAGVVVRSAFCGPCFGAGDTPANQEFSIRHTTRNFPNREGSKPTEGQLSYVALMDARSIAATAINGGKLTAATELDFIDRKRTYYFNREIYDKRVFNGINKIKPDTGLKFGPNIKDWPVIPELTEHLLLKVVSYITDPVTTTDELIPSGETSSFRSNPLRLAEFTLSRKDPDYVTKAKEVQTYELQRESGIAPNLAAEELDLVYKKIKTITGFSHIDFQTIGIGSTIFANKPGDGSAREQAASCQRVLGAWANLAKEYATKRYRSNLINWGMIPFVVDKPCFHEGDFLFIPNLKTSISQASPLIKAYVLGEKTSEIFLTVGDLNTDERKILTAGCLINYYKQQL from the coding sequence ATGATCAAATTATACGATACTGGGGTTTACCTTTTAAACGGAACAGAAATTATCATGGATGATGAAAATGCGAGTGCAACAATTGAATATAAAATCGGAAATGCTCCAAATAAGGCAGATGCCAAAAAAGGAACCATTGCTTCTACGATTTTGCAAAATCACACAATCAATCAAACGCCCAACAGTTTAAAACTAAAATTTGACAGTTTAACTGCCCATGATATTACATATGTCGGTATCATTCAGACAGCCAGAGCCAGTGGCTTAGAAAAATTTCCTGTGCCTTTCGTTATGACGAACTGCCATAATAGTCTTTGCGCAGTCGGCGGTACAATCAATGAAGATGATCATATGTTCGCTCTGTCCGCAGCACAAAAATACGGGGGGATCTATGTCCCTCCAAATATGGCTGTAATACATTCTTTTAATCGAGAAATGATGGCGAAATGCGGCAACATGATTTTAGGGTCAGACAGCCATACCAGATATGGAGCACTGGGTACCTTAGGCGTTGGTGAAGGTGGCGGTGAACTCGCTAAACAATTACTAGGCAAATCCTATGATCTTACCCCGCCTGATGTAATCGGTATCTATTTAACCGGCAAACCACAAAAAGGTGTAGGCCCTCATGACATTGCACTGACAATCATCGGTAATGTATATAAGAATGGCTACGTAAAAAATAAAGTAATGGAATTCATCGGGGATGGCATCGCCAATTTAGATATCGATTATAGAAACGGTATTGATGTCATGACCACAGAAACAACTTGCTGGAGCTCTATTTGGTGCACCGATGAAAAAGTAGAACAGTATTATACAATTCATGGCAGATCACAAGATTATAAAAAATTAGAACCAAAAAATATTGCCTATTATGATGGCCTTGTCTACGTTGATCTTTCCACCATTAAGCCAACGATCGCACTGCCGTTCCATCCAAGTAATATTTACACGATTGAGGAACTAAAAGCAAATCCTATTGATATTTTACAAAAAATACAAAGTGATGGTATGAGGCAATTTGCTCAAAGTAGCATAAAGTTTGACCTTACTAGCAAAATAAAGAATGGTGAAATTTACGTCGATCAAGGAATTGTAGCTGGTTGCTCCGGGGGAACTTTTGATAATGTCGTTGCTGTAGCGAACATGCTAGATGGGAATTCTACCGGTAATGGCACATTTTCTATGAGTGTCTATCCAGATAGTCAGCCTAATCATCTTGAATTAGTGAAAAATGGCTCAATCGAAAAATTGATGAGTGCTGGCGTTGTTGTCCGCTCAGCCTTTTGCGGTCCTTGTTTTGGTGCAGGTGACACTCCAGCAAACCAAGAATTTTCCATTCGCCATACGACCAGAAATTTTCCAAATCGGGAAGGTTCAAAACCAACAGAAGGACAACTTTCGTATGTAGCGCTTATGGATGCCCGTTCTATTGCTGCCACAGCAATTAACGGCGGCAAATTAACTGCTGCGACAGAGCTAGACTTTATTGACAGAAAACGTACCTATTATTTCAATCGAGAAATTTATGATAAACGGGTTTTTAACGGTATCAACAAAATTAAGCCTGATACAGGCTTAAAATTTGGTCCAAATATTAAAGATTGGCCCGTTATTCCGGAGTTGACAGAGCATCTGCTACTCAAAGTTGTAAGTTATATTACAGATCCTGTTACCACGACCGATGAACTAATTCCTTCTGGCGAAACTTCCTCTTTCCGCTCTAATCCTCTTCGCCTCGCTGAATTTACCCTCAGTCGTAAAGATCCTGATTATGTTACAAAAGCGAAAGAAGTTCAAACTTATGAACTTCAAAGAGAAAGTGGCATCGCACCAAATTTAGCTGCTGAAGAATTAGATCTGGTTTATAAAAAAATCAAAACCATCACTGGATTTTCACATATTGATTTTCAAACAATTGGCATTGGTAGCACAATCTTTGCTAACAAACCTGGTGATGGCTCCGCTAGAGAACAGGCAGCCTCTTGCCAGCGTGTTCTTGGTGCCTGGGCAAATTTGGCAAAAGAATATGCAACCAAACGGTATCGTTCCAATCTAATTAATTGGGGGATGATTCCATTTGTTGTTGACAAGCCATGCTTTCATGAGGGCGATTTTCTCTTTATTCCAAATTTGAAAACAAGTATTTCTCAGGCAAGTCCTCTAATCAAAGCTTATGTTTTAGGCGAAAAAACTTCTGAAATATTTCTGACGGTTGGTGATTTAAACACTGATGAACGAAAAATCCTTACTGCCGGCTGTTTGATTAACTACTATAAACAGC
- a CDS encoding LacI family DNA-binding transcriptional regulator has protein sequence MTIYDIARSCNVSIATVSRVLNGSHKVSKQTRDKVLAMMAKQNYTPNVFARGLGLDSMKMIGILCTDVADPFFAKAVSLVEFDLKKRGFDVLLACTGNALEDKKKYLHVLLEKRVDAILLIGSPFRENEDNTHIENAAQQVPILIINGLVDHPNIYCVLCDEKEAMLKNVELLHRQGFHEILYLYDALTFGGQQKLSGYKQGLKNCGLSEDKKLFHKIPKTMEAAIQITQNLLQQNIKFSAAIAAEDLLAIGIQKATRSAGLSIPIIGFNNSILAKCTTPELTSVDNRLDVLCPTAVEQLLEILSGNEVPQKTIIPAQIIERESFKFSI, from the coding sequence ATGACAATTTACGATATTGCACGCAGTTGCAATGTATCAATTGCCACTGTTTCCAGAGTATTAAACGGAAGTCATAAGGTAAGTAAGCAAACAAGAGATAAAGTTCTTGCCATGATGGCAAAACAAAATTATACGCCAAATGTATTTGCACGCGGACTTGGTCTGGATTCGATGAAAATGATCGGTATTCTCTGCACGGATGTTGCCGATCCTTTTTTCGCGAAGGCTGTTTCCTTAGTTGAATTTGATTTAAAAAAACGTGGTTTTGATGTACTATTAGCCTGTACAGGGAATGCATTAGAGGACAAAAAGAAATATCTGCATGTATTACTTGAGAAACGTGTCGATGCCATTTTGTTAATTGGTTCTCCTTTTCGAGAAAATGAGGATAATACACATATCGAAAATGCTGCACAGCAGGTTCCGATTCTCATCATCAACGGATTGGTTGATCACCCTAATATTTACTGCGTATTATGTGATGAAAAAGAAGCCATGCTGAAAAATGTAGAGCTCCTTCATCGGCAAGGATTTCATGAAATTCTCTATCTCTATGATGCTTTGACCTTTGGCGGACAACAAAAACTCAGCGGCTATAAGCAAGGATTAAAAAATTGCGGTCTATCAGAAGATAAGAAATTATTTCACAAAATCCCTAAAACGATGGAAGCTGCAATACAAATCACACAGAACTTACTGCAGCAGAATATAAAATTTTCTGCCGCAATCGCCGCGGAAGATCTGCTGGCAATTGGCATACAAAAAGCAACGCGCAGTGCGGGCCTGTCTATCCCTATTATCGGCTTTAATAATTCCATTTTAGCAAAATGTACAACACCGGAACTCACCAGTGTCGATAACCGCCTAGATGTACTATGTCCGACAGCGGTCGAGCAATTGCTCGAAATCTTAAGCGGCAATGAAGTTCCGCAAAAAACAATTATTCCGGCACAAATTATTGAGCGAGAAAGTTTTAAATTCTCAATATAA